From the genome of Methylocystis bryophila, one region includes:
- the mce gene encoding methylmalonyl-CoA epimerase, which translates to MIGRLNHVAIAVADLGKATQTYAGTLGAKVSKPHIVAEHGVTVVFVELPNTKIELLEPYGDSSPIAGFVEKNPAGGIHHLCYEVEDIFAARDRLKAEGARVLGDGEPKIGAHGKPVLFLHPKDFCGALIELEQA; encoded by the coding sequence ATGATCGGACGTCTCAATCACGTCGCCATCGCCGTCGCCGATCTCGGCAAAGCGACGCAGACATACGCCGGGACGCTCGGCGCCAAGGTCTCGAAACCGCATATCGTTGCGGAGCATGGGGTCACGGTCGTCTTCGTCGAATTGCCGAACACCAAGATCGAGCTGCTCGAGCCTTATGGCGACAGCTCCCCCATCGCGGGCTTCGTCGAGAAGAATCCCGCGGGCGGCATTCACCATCTTTGCTACGAGGTCGAGGACATCTTCGCGGCGCGCGACAGGCTGAAAGCGGAAGGCGCGCGCGTGCTCGGAGACGGCGAGCCGAAGATCGGCGCCCATGGCAAGCCGGTGCTGTTTCTGCATCCCAAGGATTTTTGCGGCGCGCTGATCGAACTCGAGCAGGCGTGA
- the rlmH gene encoding 23S rRNA (pseudouridine(1915)-N(3))-methyltransferase RlmH: MRLGLLCVGRLKAGPERELFQRYAQRIADLRNLGLQGLEVKEISESRARAAAQRIAEEGAALLTALPEGATFAVFDERGEAASSAGFAGFIQRERDRGRTNLWFAVGGSEGLDAALRERATVAYSFGKMTLPHQLVRILAAEQIYRAMTMLAGHPYHRE; the protein is encoded by the coding sequence ATGCGCCTCGGCCTCCTCTGCGTCGGCCGGCTGAAAGCGGGCCCCGAGCGCGAGCTCTTCCAGCGTTACGCCCAGAGGATCGCGGACCTTCGAAATCTCGGCCTACAGGGGCTCGAGGTAAAGGAGATTTCCGAAAGCCGCGCTCGCGCCGCAGCCCAGCGGATCGCCGAGGAGGGAGCGGCGCTGCTGACGGCGCTGCCGGAAGGGGCCACCTTCGCCGTTTTCGACGAAAGGGGCGAGGCCGCGAGCAGCGCGGGCTTTGCAGGCTTCATACAGAGAGAGCGCGATCGTGGCCGCACGAATTTGTGGTTTGCGGTCGGCGGTTCCGAGGGGCTGGATGCGGCGCTGCGCGAGAGGGCGACGGTCGCCTACAGCTTCGGAAAGATGACGCTGCCGCATCAGCTCGTGCGCATTCTTGCCGCAGAGCAAATCTATCGCGCGATGACGATGTTGGCGGGGCATCCCTACCATCGGGAGTGA
- a CDS encoding Hpt domain-containing protein: MLMDSAAYLEEEIGPIAEAADPIIDLVHLSRQTLGDGALENELLRLFVVQAQQYAAWLEEPFAPGDALKRADLIHRLKGSARAIGAFPLAQAAEAFEKALRVGAKDTTSEARRLIAALHEAKRAAAQLL; the protein is encoded by the coding sequence ATGCTCATGGACTCCGCAGCCTACTTGGAGGAGGAGATCGGCCCCATTGCGGAAGCAGCGGATCCGATCATCGATCTCGTGCATCTTTCGCGTCAGACGCTCGGCGACGGCGCGCTGGAAAACGAGCTTTTGCGCCTCTTCGTCGTACAGGCGCAACAATATGCGGCGTGGCTCGAGGAGCCCTTCGCACCGGGCGACGCCCTGAAGCGGGCGGACCTGATCCATCGGCTCAAGGGCTCCGCGCGAGCAATCGGCGCCTTCCCGCTCGCCCAGGCAGCAGAAGCCTTCGAGAAAGCGCTGCGCGTCGGTGCGAAGGACACGACGTCGGAGGCGCGCCGTCTCATCGCGGCGCTCCACGAGGCGAAGCGCGCCGCCGCGCAATTGCTTTAG
- the rpsU gene encoding 30S ribosomal protein S21, with protein sequence MQVLVRDNNVDQALKALKKKMQREGIFREMKLRGHYEKPSEKRAREKAEAVRRARKLARKKLQREGLLPVKPRTAPGGR encoded by the coding sequence GTGCAAGTTCTCGTTCGCGACAACAACGTCGACCAAGCTCTTAAAGCGCTGAAAAAGAAGATGCAGCGCGAAGGCATTTTTCGTGAAATGAAATTGCGCGGGCACTATGAGAAGCCCTCCGAGAAGCGCGCAAGAGAAAAGGCCGAGGCGGTTCGCCGGGCTCGCAAGCTCGCCCGCAAGAAATTGCAGCGCGAGGGTCTGCTTCCGGTCAAGCCGAGGACTGCCCCGGGCGGGCGTTAA
- a CDS encoding RimK family alpha-L-glutamate ligase has product MTEELHRLQDESASLNAGAAQREATERAPSPRVALFTDKIDWHVEAFARALRRFGATAVPVRLSSCKIDTTRPQGLAIPGFHKSLPDLAVVRAIGDGSLEEITMRLGVLHALQASGLPVVNDARAIERCTDKSMASFLLARAGLETPATFVVQSLREARAIAARECAKGPLVLKPLFGAQGWGLRLIRDASELPEPYEARFVYYLQRFVAPPAGASGFEDMRVLVSRGQVVGAMRRRATSWITNVRQGAKPVAATPSLEEKRIALAAARALGADCAGVDLILNETGAPLVLEVNSMAGWSGLQRVTNFSIAERLARDALAAITPAGSVLS; this is encoded by the coding sequence GTGACAGAAGAGCTGCACAGACTGCAAGACGAGAGCGCAAGCTTGAACGCGGGCGCCGCGCAAAGAGAGGCGACGGAGCGCGCGCCGTCGCCCCGCGTCGCGCTCTTCACCGACAAGATCGACTGGCATGTCGAAGCCTTCGCGCGCGCGCTGCGGCGGTTTGGAGCGACGGCCGTTCCGGTGCGGCTCTCGTCTTGCAAGATCGACACGACGCGCCCGCAGGGCCTGGCGATCCCCGGCTTTCACAAAAGCCTGCCGGATCTTGCGGTCGTGCGCGCGATCGGCGACGGCTCGCTGGAAGAGATCACCATGCGGCTCGGCGTGCTGCATGCGCTGCAAGCCTCGGGCCTTCCGGTCGTTAATGACGCGCGCGCGATCGAGCGCTGTACAGACAAGTCCATGGCGAGCTTTCTTCTCGCGCGCGCAGGACTCGAAACCCCCGCCACCTTCGTCGTGCAGAGCTTGCGCGAGGCGCGCGCCATCGCGGCGCGCGAATGCGCCAAAGGGCCGCTGGTGTTGAAACCCCTTTTTGGCGCGCAGGGCTGGGGGCTTCGGCTCATTCGCGATGCGTCCGAGCTGCCCGAGCCTTACGAAGCGCGCTTCGTCTATTATCTGCAGCGTTTCGTCGCGCCGCCTGCGGGGGCGTCGGGGTTCGAGGACATGCGCGTGCTCGTCTCTCGCGGCCAGGTCGTCGGCGCGATGCGACGACGCGCCACGAGCTGGATCACCAATGTGCGGCAAGGCGCGAAGCCCGTTGCGGCGACGCCCTCGCTGGAGGAGAAGCGGATCGCGCTCGCCGCGGCGCGGGCGCTCGGCGCGGACTGCGCCGGCGTCGATCTGATCTTGAACGAGACGGGCGCGCCGCTGGTGCTCGAGGTCAATAGCATGGCCGGTTGGAGCGGTTTGCAACGCGTCACGAATTTCTCGATCGCCGAGCGCCTCGCGCGCGACGCGCTGGCCGCGATCACACCCGCGGGGAGCGTCCTATCGTGA
- a CDS encoding tetratricopeptide repeat protein yields MRESRATAPRRGLAAPVAAAIVLTTLGGCATSDGVIRPAGRGIAETAETDSRAADTNIASLTDVIKRNPSSGDAYNTRGVAYARIGRFQEAIEDFTAAIRLDPGNFAAYTNRALAYRQANRNDLAQIDFDRALSANPNHAPALIGRANLLRAQGNLEQAKADLDNAIRLNPENAQAFHARGLIHQKLGDNQRAVSDFDNAIDRDPFAAAPYQARGESLVNLGKYDKAIEDFNAALNVDSKNAASWAWLGLAYERSGNRAKAREAFQRALVLDPDQPIAKQGMRG; encoded by the coding sequence ATGCGCGAGAGTCGGGCGACAGCGCCACGCCGCGGATTGGCTGCGCCGGTCGCAGCGGCGATCGTGCTGACGACGCTCGGAGGCTGCGCGACCAGCGACGGCGTCATTCGTCCAGCCGGACGCGGCATCGCCGAGACGGCCGAGACCGACTCCCGCGCCGCGGACACGAACATCGCGTCGCTCACCGACGTGATCAAGCGCAATCCGTCGAGCGGAGACGCGTACAACACGCGCGGCGTCGCCTATGCGCGCATCGGCCGCTTCCAGGAGGCGATCGAGGACTTCACCGCGGCGATCCGCCTCGATCCCGGTAATTTCGCGGCCTACACCAATCGCGCGCTGGCCTATCGCCAGGCGAATCGCAATGACTTGGCGCAGATCGACTTCGATCGGGCGCTGTCCGCCAATCCCAATCACGCGCCGGCGCTCATCGGCCGCGCCAATCTCCTGCGCGCGCAAGGCAATCTCGAGCAGGCCAAGGCCGATCTCGACAACGCCATCCGGCTCAACCCTGAAAATGCGCAAGCGTTTCACGCACGCGGCCTCATTCACCAGAAGCTCGGCGACAATCAACGCGCGGTCAGCGATTTCGACAATGCGATCGACCGCGATCCTTTCGCGGCGGCGCCCTATCAGGCGCGCGGCGAGAGCCTCGTCAACCTCGGCAAATATGACAAGGCGATCGAGGACTTCAACGCGGCGCTGAACGTCGACTCCAAGAACGCCGCGTCCTGGGCCTGGCTCGGCCTCGCCTATGAGCGCTCCGGCAATCGCGCCAAGGCGCGTGAAGCTTTCCAGCGCGCGCTCGTTCTCGACCCTGACCAGCCGATCGCCAAGCAAGGCATGCGCGGTTAG
- a CDS encoding XRE family transcriptional regulator has protein sequence MDISRDQIVRRLAERLAELNITENEASGRAGLERTFLSQLRRNPHRWPRVDNLQRVCDALGLRMYWVTTGLGPRLIEEKDFAADVANVPMVSWHVPLVSSVAATGFAEAGAVENFSEMRRVLAPGLPRGDYIALEVVGDSMNMIAPDRSIIIVDRADKILHPRAFYVFTTPNEDEATFKRWMTRPDRLEPYSTNPAYETIFLEGPPTVIGRVRKVMLDL, from the coding sequence ATGGATATTTCTCGCGATCAAATCGTCCGCCGGCTTGCCGAACGGCTTGCCGAGTTGAACATCACCGAGAACGAGGCGTCCGGGCGGGCCGGGCTCGAGCGCACCTTCTTGAGCCAACTGCGGCGCAACCCGCATCGCTGGCCGCGCGTCGATAATTTACAGCGCGTCTGTGACGCGCTGGGCCTGCGCATGTATTGGGTCACGACGGGGCTTGGGCCGCGGCTCATCGAGGAAAAGGACTTCGCCGCCGACGTCGCTAACGTGCCGATGGTGTCTTGGCATGTTCCACTCGTCTCGTCGGTCGCGGCGACGGGTTTTGCGGAGGCGGGCGCCGTCGAGAATTTCTCCGAGATGCGGCGGGTCTTGGCGCCGGGTTTGCCGCGCGGGGATTATATCGCGCTCGAAGTCGTCGGCGATTCGATGAACATGATCGCGCCGGACAGATCGATCATCATCGTCGATCGCGCGGATAAGATCCTTCATCCCAGGGCCTTCTATGTGTTCACGACGCCCAACGAGGACGAGGCGACATTCAAGCGCTGGATGACGCGGCCCGACCGCTTGGAGCCTTACTCCACCAATCCCGCCTATGAGACGATCTTTCTTGAAGGACCGCCGACAGTGATCGGCCGCGTGCGAAAAGTGATGCTTGATCTTTAG
- a CDS encoding transporter substrate-binding domain-containing protein, with the protein MRRKLRLLALFSSLALLAIGRLEAVAAAEPVHTEASVPPSFSDPGRSLPRPDLGGLKQLRFVTEDDYPPFNFVLPDGELTGFNVELARAICEELELACTIQRRKWELLIPALNENAADAVVASMASTPENREQVDFTEPYYLTPGRFVALKSAVLPEATPEGLDDRKVAVVAGSTHEAYLKTFFPKAQIVPFETVEAARAALKTGRVNALFGDAISLAFWLNGADADGCCVFKSGPYLDSRFFGEGVGVAVKKGADPLRRALDYALARLAKKGVYSELYLKWFPIGPF; encoded by the coding sequence ATGCGACGCAAGCTTCGACTCCTCGCGCTCTTCTCGAGCCTCGCGCTCCTCGCGATTGGGCGGCTCGAAGCCGTCGCCGCCGCGGAGCCTGTCCACACGGAAGCGAGCGTTCCTCCTTCCTTCTCGGACCCTGGGCGAAGCCTGCCGAGGCCGGATCTCGGGGGCTTGAAGCAGCTGCGCTTCGTGACCGAGGACGACTATCCACCCTTCAATTTCGTTCTTCCCGACGGAGAGCTGACCGGCTTCAATGTCGAGCTTGCGCGGGCGATCTGCGAGGAGCTCGAGCTCGCCTGCACGATCCAGCGCCGGAAATGGGAGCTGTTGATCCCGGCTCTCAATGAAAATGCCGCCGACGCGGTCGTCGCCTCTATGGCCTCCACCCCTGAGAACCGCGAGCAGGTCGACTTTACCGAGCCCTATTACCTCACGCCGGGCCGCTTTGTGGCGCTCAAGAGCGCGGTCCTGCCCGAGGCGACGCCGGAGGGGCTGGACGATCGAAAAGTCGCGGTCGTGGCCGGCTCGACCCATGAGGCCTATTTGAAGACCTTCTTTCCGAAGGCGCAGATCGTCCCTTTCGAGACTGTCGAGGCTGCGCGGGCGGCGCTAAAGACCGGTCGCGTCAACGCGCTCTTTGGAGACGCGATTTCCCTGGCTTTTTGGCTCAACGGGGCGGACGCAGACGGCTGCTGCGTTTTCAAAAGCGGCCCCTATCTGGACTCGCGTTTCTTCGGCGAGGGCGTCGGCGTCGCCGTCAAGAAAGGCGCGGATCCGCTGCGTCGAGCCCTGGATTATGCTCTCGCCCGCCTCGCCAAAAAGGGCGTCTATAGCGAGCTCTATCTCAAGTGGTTCCCGATCGGGCCGTTTTGA
- the rsfS gene encoding ribosome silencing factor, producing the protein MLAAIHRSLEDSKAEDSAFIDLKGKTALADAMIVATGRSTVHVGAIADRVIKACKAVGHSAPRVEGLPQCDWVLVDAGDLIVHIFRPEVRQFYNLEKMWGGDRPREMRSV; encoded by the coding sequence TTGCTTGCCGCGATTCATCGCAGTCTTGAGGACTCCAAGGCCGAAGACAGCGCCTTCATAGATCTCAAAGGCAAGACTGCGCTCGCCGATGCGATGATTGTCGCGACTGGCCGCTCAACCGTTCATGTCGGCGCGATTGCCGATCGTGTGATCAAAGCTTGCAAAGCTGTGGGTCACTCGGCGCCGCGCGTCGAGGGCCTGCCGCAATGCGATTGGGTGCTGGTCGATGCGGGTGACCTCATCGTTCATATTTTCCGGCCGGAAGTGCGCCAGTTCTACAATCTCGAGAAAATGTGGGGCGGGGACCGGCCGCGCGAAATGCGCTCGGTTTAA
- a CDS encoding acyltransferase family protein, protein MPFLLSQLIEAYRWIGALIVISVHATNTFLNLGDIMTAPHAPQVYAWWFVANFALGHEMVLGFFVLSGYLVGGAVLASMRKRKDFLREYFIHRFARIYIVTVPTLFLTLVLDGVGRNLPDARFYELPVFQGHWTEAIFLGNILNFQEILVPAFGTNSPLWSLACEFWYYICFPLLALPLAVNYSKPLRYGGFALGLAIFLYLAMASPWFRFGFLLWVIGALASLPARPLIASRWASLALYVAALVVFRFLVRGPVLEAHPWLQDIADLIATLLLSNLLLTTRHSPVEGWNWLRRPFHHAFANFSFSIYSIHMPILVLCRALVDSTLGPAYALQPATPANWVILFAVLAIVLVASYSFSRVTEAHTGTARRFLSASLPRFAFTAQKAQELQS, encoded by the coding sequence ATGCCCTTTCTCTTGTCGCAGCTGATCGAAGCCTACCGTTGGATCGGCGCGCTGATCGTTATTTCCGTCCATGCGACCAACACCTTCCTGAACCTCGGCGACATCATGACGGCGCCGCACGCGCCGCAGGTCTACGCATGGTGGTTCGTCGCCAATTTCGCGCTCGGACATGAGATGGTGCTCGGTTTCTTCGTGCTCTCCGGCTATCTCGTCGGCGGCGCGGTGCTCGCGAGCATGCGCAAGCGCAAGGATTTCCTGCGCGAATATTTCATCCACCGATTCGCGCGCATCTATATCGTCACTGTTCCGACGCTCTTCTTGACGCTCGTCCTCGACGGCGTCGGCCGCAACCTTCCCGACGCGCGCTTCTACGAGCTTCCGGTATTTCAGGGCCATTGGACGGAGGCAATTTTCCTCGGCAATATATTGAATTTTCAAGAGATCTTGGTGCCGGCGTTCGGCACGAACTCCCCCTTGTGGTCGCTCGCCTGCGAGTTCTGGTACTATATCTGCTTTCCGCTCTTGGCTCTGCCGCTGGCGGTAAACTATTCGAAGCCTTTGCGTTACGGCGGTTTCGCGCTGGGCTTGGCGATCTTTCTTTACCTCGCCATGGCCTCCCCCTGGTTCCGCTTCGGCTTTCTGCTTTGGGTCATCGGGGCGCTGGCGAGCTTGCCCGCCCGCCCGTTGATCGCCTCGCGCTGGGCGTCGCTTGCGCTCTACGTCGCGGCGCTCGTCGTTTTCCGCTTTCTCGTGCGCGGGCCCGTGCTCGAGGCGCATCCCTGGCTTCAGGATATCGCGGATCTCATCGCCACTCTGCTGCTCTCGAATCTCTTGCTCACCACGCGTCACAGCCCGGTGGAAGGGTGGAACTGGCTGCGGCGCCCGTTCCATCACGCTTTCGCGAATTTCTCCTTCTCAATTTACAGCATTCACATGCCGATCCTCGTGCTCTGCCGAGCCCTCGTCGACTCGACGCTGGGGCCGGCCTATGCGCTACAGCCCGCAACGCCCGCCAACTGGGTTATTCTCTTCGCTGTGTTGGCGATCGTTCTTGTCGCCTCATACAGCTTCTCGCGCGTGACCGAGGCGCACACCGGCACGGCGCGGCGTTTCTTGAGCGCCTCGCTGCCCCGCTTCGCTTTTACGGCGCAAAAGGCGCAGGAGTTGCAATCGTGA
- a CDS encoding phosphoribosylanthranilate isomerase: MLGEIWGRRPARGTIVKICGLRTIDALEASIEAGADLAGFVFFEKSPRHLTLDAARALVARAAGRIGMVALTVDADDERLAAIIAAIQPDFLQFHGHEAPERVREAKARFKLPVIKAIGVGGREDLVAAKAYAEADMILYDAKPSPGAARPGGMGRAFDWGLLNEAPREKPWLLSGGLSPETVAEAVRITGAPGVDVSSGVESAPGQKDPSRIAAFLHAARGAAGGEAR, encoded by the coding sequence GTGCTGGGCGAGATTTGGGGAAGACGACCGGCGCGTGGGACAATCGTCAAGATCTGCGGGTTGAGGACGATCGACGCTCTGGAGGCGTCGATCGAGGCGGGCGCCGATCTCGCGGGCTTCGTCTTCTTCGAAAAGAGCCCGCGCCACCTAACGCTCGACGCAGCGAGAGCGCTCGTTGCGCGGGCGGCAGGGCGCATAGGGATGGTCGCGCTCACGGTGGACGCGGATGATGAGCGGCTTGCGGCGATCATCGCGGCGATCCAACCCGATTTCCTGCAATTCCATGGGCATGAGGCCCCTGAGCGGGTGCGCGAAGCGAAGGCGCGCTTTAAGCTTCCCGTGATCAAGGCGATCGGCGTCGGCGGCAGGGAGGATCTCGTCGCGGCGAAGGCCTATGCCGAGGCGGACATGATCCTTTATGACGCCAAGCCCTCGCCCGGCGCCGCGCGGCCGGGAGGCATGGGCCGCGCCTTCGATTGGGGGCTGTTGAACGAGGCGCCGCGGGAGAAGCCGTGGCTGCTCTCGGGGGGCCTCTCGCCCGAGACCGTCGCTGAGGCGGTCCGTATCACCGGCGCGCCGGGCGTCGACGTTTCCTCGGGCGTCGAGAGCGCCCCGGGGCAGAAGGACCCAAGCCGCATCGCGGCCTTTCTTCATGCGGCGCGGGGCGCAGCGGGCGGGGAGGCGCGCTGA
- a CDS encoding triphosphoribosyl-dephospho-CoA synthase encodes MSGAESVAAAFRAACRDELESPKPGNVHLFAPGHRMEAQDFLDSAEAAAPAIAAEDAGVGARILGAVEATQARVGQNTNLGILLLCAPLAHAALRFSGLPLREALERTLSGLTLEDARLAFRAIALASPAGLGSAAEHDVNAPARVTLLEAMRAAASRDRIAFQYANGFCDIFGQGLSELAAARAAGAEAWLATLRVYLRFFSAFPDSHILRKHGAEAALRARGEACDFVLKQGDWRDPERVRAEALAFDATLKVRGLNPGTSADLTVATLFAARLAHVPEKCVALTKSEGSPE; translated from the coding sequence GTGAGCGGCGCGGAAAGCGTCGCGGCGGCCTTTCGCGCGGCCTGCCGGGACGAGCTCGAATCTCCCAAGCCCGGAAATGTGCATCTCTTCGCGCCTGGGCACCGCATGGAGGCGCAGGATTTCCTCGACAGCGCCGAGGCGGCGGCGCCGGCCATCGCCGCCGAGGACGCGGGCGTCGGCGCGCGCATCCTCGGCGCGGTCGAGGCGACGCAGGCGCGCGTCGGCCAGAACACCAATCTCGGCATCCTCCTGCTCTGCGCGCCGTTGGCTCATGCGGCGCTACGCTTTTCAGGGCTGCCGCTGCGCGAGGCGCTGGAGCGGACGCTCTCTGGCCTGACGCTGGAGGACGCGCGGCTCGCCTTTCGCGCGATCGCGCTCGCCAGTCCCGCGGGGCTCGGCTCCGCCGCCGAGCACGACGTGAACGCCCCCGCGCGCGTCACGCTTCTGGAGGCGATGCGGGCCGCAGCGTCGCGCGATCGGATCGCGTTTCAATACGCCAACGGCTTTTGCGATATTTTTGGCCAGGGGCTCTCGGAGCTCGCCGCGGCGCGCGCGGCTGGCGCGGAGGCTTGGCTCGCGACGCTACGCGTCTATCTCCGCTTTTTCTCCGCCTTCCCGGACAGCCATATTTTGCGCAAGCACGGCGCGGAGGCGGCTTTGCGGGCCCGCGGGGAGGCTTGCGACTTCGTCTTGAAACAGGGAGACTGGCGGGACCCTGAGAGGGTTCGGGCCGAAGCGCTCGCCTTCGACGCGACGCTGAAAGTACGTGGCCTGAACCCCGGGACAAGCGCCGATCTGACCGTCGCGACGCTCTTCGCCGCGCGCTTAGCGCATGTCCCGGAAAAGTGCGTCGCCTTGACAAAGTCCGAGGGGTCGCCAGAGTAG
- a CDS encoding (deoxy)nucleoside triphosphate pyrophosphohydrolase, with translation MDSSQPRTGQGSRLLLVVAAALVDADRRILLARRPEGKALAGLWEFPGGKLHPGERPEQGLARELAEELGIDACVSCMQPLAFASHAYEDFHLLMPLFVCRRWDGIVTPREGQTLAWAFARELRKYPMPPADAPLIDPLIALLG, from the coding sequence ATGGACTCGAGCCAGCCTCGGACAGGGCAGGGGTCCCGCTTGCTGCTCGTCGTCGCGGCGGCGCTCGTCGACGCCGATCGGCGCATCCTGCTGGCCCGCCGTCCCGAAGGAAAGGCGCTTGCTGGCTTATGGGAATTTCCCGGGGGCAAGCTCCATCCGGGCGAGCGCCCCGAGCAGGGCCTTGCGCGCGAACTCGCGGAGGAACTCGGCATCGACGCCTGTGTCAGCTGCATGCAGCCGCTTGCTTTCGCGAGCCACGCTTACGAGGACTTCCACTTGTTGATGCCGCTGTTCGTTTGCCGGCGCTGGGACGGGATCGTGACACCGCGCGAGGGCCAGACGCTCGCCTGGGCCTTTGCGCGAGAATTGCGCAAATATCCCATGCCGCCGGCCGATGCGCCGCTGATTGATCCGCTCATCGCGCTTTTGGGATGA